One segment of Leuconostoc lactis DNA contains the following:
- a CDS encoding YibE/F family protein — MLRQSAKKYGIVLLAIVGVWFFLRHDAFLYQGPVGQVTQMTEKVTQATTDEHNNSDTMITQHLTVAVLNRHQTIKLTNTYADSQVITNRYRVGDQLLLENVGGNIHILSLKRDAWIGALATLFIGLLVIYSRWRATSWLLLSLVLNVVLFGVAIHVDIHDKNANVLLVFSVLALGLAIASLALVLGKTLQMTLTLLATVVTTGLTMLILFAVLAVTHGKGVHFETMSYVTQLPKSIFMAQTVIGVLGAVMDEAADIVAMQFGMRRENVTRQFSDYWQAGLSVGRDIMGTLVNVLFMIFIAETLPMVFLMLRNGNNWAYIMDQIMNLGILQTVVSGIGIVLAVPVTSVIVGWAMSRKAVKA; from the coding sequence ATGTTACGACAGTCAGCAAAAAAATATGGTATCGTGTTGCTCGCCATTGTTGGTGTATGGTTTTTCCTGAGGCACGATGCATTTTTATATCAGGGACCAGTTGGTCAAGTCACACAAATGACGGAAAAAGTGACGCAGGCCACCACCGATGAACACAATAATAGCGATACGATGATCACGCAACACTTAACGGTTGCTGTTTTGAATCGTCATCAAACGATTAAGTTGACGAATACGTACGCTGACTCGCAAGTCATCACGAATCGCTATCGTGTCGGGGATCAATTGCTGTTAGAAAATGTTGGCGGTAATATTCATATCTTATCTTTGAAACGTGATGCCTGGATTGGGGCTTTGGCCACCTTATTCATTGGGCTGCTGGTGATTTATAGTCGCTGGCGCGCCACGAGTTGGTTGTTGTTAAGCTTAGTGTTAAATGTTGTGTTGTTTGGTGTTGCCATTCATGTTGATATCCATGATAAAAATGCGAACGTCTTATTGGTCTTTAGTGTGCTGGCATTGGGCTTAGCCATTGCCAGTTTGGCTTTAGTCCTTGGGAAAACACTACAAATGACGTTAACGTTGCTGGCAACGGTTGTGACGACTGGCTTAACGATGCTCATTTTGTTTGCCGTATTAGCGGTGACGCATGGCAAAGGGGTACATTTTGAAACTATGTCTTATGTGACACAACTGCCGAAATCAATTTTTATGGCGCAAACCGTGATTGGTGTGTTGGGCGCGGTGATGGATGAAGCAGCTGATATTGTGGCGATGCAGTTTGGGATGCGACGCGAAAACGTGACGCGGCAATTCAGTGATTACTGGCAGGCGGGCCTGTCAGTTGGTCGTGATATTATGGGTACCTTGGTCAACGTGCTCTTTATGATTTTTATCGCCGAGACGTTGCCAATGGTCTTTTTGATGTTGCGTAACGGCAATAACTGGGCGTACATTATGGATCAAATTATGAATCTTGGTATTTTGCAAACAGTCGTTTCCGGGATTGGAATTGTCTTAGCTGTGCCGGTGACGAGTGTGATTGTCGGTTGGGCGATGTCGCGAAAGGCGGTGAAGGCATGA
- a CDS encoding DnaD domain protein: MTQINETIEFHASAGVFVQSDHLITADDLSRVFNLYLPFIGATSYALYHLLVNELPFAQEQVTRQDHNFIIDSLNISLPNFVKFRRRLEAAGLIKTLYQRDALGEVYGYRLLTPLTADKFFKEQLLAGLLYKFVGEDRYLTLQKRYDVQGQVALAGEDISARFLQVFQNQNDVSVPTTPLAYQEPVVRAEPVTFAFETFADMVRGVSATHLQQQRNFLVAMHLTYGVDEVTLAGIVNQSVTLDTHEINPQEVQRLLRQQTAPRPQSVDKLVATASDVPEIKNAEARALIAIARETPAQEFLAYVKTTLKNGLVLKNERDVVDYLIARSVLPVAVVNILVHYVLIGLQNDNLKPALVTTIADSWTQNQVDSPEKALIQIQQHQQATQARQEKRFSRQQKPQKTTPKFVKPVPSIATSAADTTANPSVSTDDVAAALAKLKNIKTKN, encoded by the coding sequence ATGACGCAAATTAATGAGACAATTGAATTTCATGCATCAGCAGGGGTTTTCGTTCAGAGCGATCATTTGATTACAGCTGATGATTTGTCGCGGGTTTTTAACTTGTATTTACCATTCATCGGTGCAACAAGTTACGCTTTGTATCATTTATTGGTTAATGAATTACCCTTTGCCCAAGAACAAGTAACGCGGCAAGACCATAATTTTATTATTGATAGTTTGAACATTAGCCTGCCCAATTTTGTTAAATTTAGACGACGCCTTGAAGCGGCAGGATTAATCAAAACCTTATATCAGCGTGACGCACTTGGTGAAGTATATGGTTATCGACTATTGACGCCTTTGACGGCGGACAAATTCTTTAAGGAACAGCTGTTGGCCGGTTTACTGTACAAGTTTGTTGGCGAAGACCGGTATCTCACCTTACAAAAGCGCTACGATGTTCAAGGACAAGTGGCACTGGCTGGTGAAGACATTTCTGCGCGTTTCTTGCAGGTATTTCAAAATCAAAACGATGTGAGCGTGCCAACCACGCCACTCGCTTATCAGGAGCCTGTTGTGCGCGCCGAACCAGTGACGTTTGCGTTTGAGACATTTGCCGACATGGTGCGTGGCGTGTCGGCGACACATTTGCAACAGCAACGGAATTTCTTGGTGGCGATGCATTTGACGTATGGTGTGGACGAAGTGACGTTAGCTGGGATTGTTAATCAAAGTGTCACACTCGATACACATGAAATTAATCCGCAAGAAGTTCAGCGCTTACTGCGGCAACAAACTGCGCCACGTCCGCAATCGGTTGACAAGTTAGTCGCAACAGCATCAGACGTACCTGAAATTAAAAATGCCGAGGCACGCGCTTTGATTGCCATTGCGCGAGAGACCCCAGCACAAGAATTTCTGGCCTATGTTAAAACAACGCTTAAAAATGGGCTTGTCCTGAAAAATGAACGAGATGTTGTTGATTATTTGATTGCCCGAAGTGTTCTGCCAGTTGCCGTGGTCAATATTTTAGTCCATTATGTGTTGATTGGTTTGCAAAATGATAACCTCAAGCCAGCCTTAGTGACGACGATTGCTGATTCTTGGACACAAAATCAGGTCGATTCACCAGAAAAAGCGTTGATTCAAATTCAACAACACCAGCAAGCAACTCAAGCACGGCAAGAAAAGCGCTTTAGTCGCCAACAAAAGCCGCAAAAGACAACGCCAAAATTCGTGAAGCCAGTACCAAGCATAGCCACTTCAGCCGCCGATACGACAGCCAATCCATCAGTCAGCACCGATGATGTAGCGGCCGCATTGGCTAAATTAAAGAATATAAAGACGAAGAATTAA
- a CDS encoding CvpA family protein, giving the protein MILLGIAIIFVLLWLISGYRHGFVNGLLRLALWVVVWYIAIKFAQPFGQFLSRFLAGQFVRTTVPQDVVSHGSQFLGSGIAFSLLLILGGTVSHFVLRSLHVIRHIPILGWVDGVLGALLYGVIGVVIAFFALQVLSVVPDVWIQDQFLSTPLLNQLLDGVPFFAEQIYHWWL; this is encoded by the coding sequence ATGATTTTACTTGGGATTGCCATCATTTTTGTGCTACTCTGGTTGATTTCGGGCTACCGTCATGGGTTCGTTAACGGCCTGTTGCGTTTAGCATTGTGGGTTGTTGTGTGGTACATTGCCATTAAGTTTGCGCAACCGTTTGGCCAGTTTTTGTCACGTTTTCTGGCGGGGCAGTTTGTGCGTACTACGGTGCCGCAAGATGTTGTGAGTCACGGCTCACAATTTTTAGGTTCAGGCATTGCGTTTAGTTTATTGCTCATCCTAGGTGGGACAGTCAGCCATTTTGTACTGCGATCTTTGCACGTTATCCGGCATATCCCAATATTAGGCTGGGTTGATGGCGTTTTAGGGGCATTGTTGTATGGTGTGATTGGGGTTGTGATTGCCTTTTTTGCCCTCCAAGTGCTCTCGGTTGTCCCTGATGTGTGGATCCAAGATCAATTTTTAAGCACACCATTGTTGAACCAATTGCTGGATGGCGTGCCGTTTTTTGCAGAGCAGATTTATCACTGGTGGCTATAA
- the coaE gene encoding dephospho-CoA kinase (Dephospho-CoA kinase (CoaE) performs the final step in coenzyme A biosynthesis.), which yields MLIVGLTGGIATGKSTVSAQLRAAGFPVVDADIVAREVVEPGTHTLEALKLAFGAGIIDNGVLNRQLLGERVFNNPAELSRLNRIIQPAISSAMSDKINFWRQQQTPILILDVPLLFERGYHQQNRVDKIVVVTAEEAVQLARLQARDQLDVQQAQARMQSQMPLAEKVAQADYVIDNNGDQAQLTAQVQALITELKELAPKYDAN from the coding sequence ATGTTAATTGTGGGACTGACAGGTGGCATTGCTACTGGTAAATCAACAGTAAGTGCGCAGCTGCGCGCGGCAGGTTTCCCCGTTGTTGATGCTGATATTGTGGCGCGGGAGGTTGTTGAGCCCGGAACACATACGTTAGAAGCACTGAAACTCGCATTTGGTGCTGGGATCATTGACAATGGGGTACTTAATCGTCAGCTACTCGGTGAACGTGTTTTCAACAATCCAGCGGAACTGTCTCGTTTAAATCGCATTATCCAACCCGCTATTAGTTCTGCCATGTCAGATAAAATCAACTTTTGGCGGCAACAACAGACACCGATTTTAATTTTAGATGTGCCACTGTTATTTGAACGTGGTTATCATCAACAAAATCGTGTCGATAAAATTGTCGTTGTCACCGCAGAGGAAGCTGTGCAGTTAGCACGGTTACAAGCGCGTGATCAGCTAGACGTCCAACAAGCGCAGGCCCGCATGCAGTCACAGATGCCGTTGGCTGAGAAAGTCGCCCAGGCCGACTACGTGATTGATAATAATGGGGATCAAGCGCAACTGACTGCCCAAGTCCAAGCACTCATCACTGAATTAAAGGAACTTGCACCAAAATATGACGCAAATTAA
- the dnaI gene encoding primosomal protein DnaI, with amino-acid sequence MQNLSDVLKQFQQKYPKIEDTKLADIVQKIADDADVRQFWAEHQDALRADAFQLKMMDLYEFVQQKQRIARGEKALYPGYYPQLEIEKGYPHVRYVANEKTAQQRMQAERLTAYKMPKAIRHADLQTIATDPGRAEVITAIVDILPKLLAHQDHYVQGLYLYGDFGVGKTYLMGALANALAANNIDVMLMHFPSFAVDLKNTIGKDNAARERLLNQAKTATVLIIDDLGAENLSMWIRDDILGVILEYRMQNELTTFITSNFDMAELTAYLAETRDDRDPGKAARLMQRIQFLTRLVPVTGKNRRLER; translated from the coding sequence ATGCAAAATTTATCTGACGTACTCAAACAGTTTCAACAAAAGTATCCTAAAATTGAAGACACCAAGTTGGCTGATATTGTCCAAAAGATTGCAGATGATGCGGATGTGCGGCAATTTTGGGCTGAGCATCAAGATGCGTTGCGGGCCGATGCTTTTCAACTGAAAATGATGGATTTGTATGAATTTGTGCAACAGAAACAACGTATCGCCCGTGGGGAAAAAGCGCTTTATCCAGGCTATTATCCACAATTGGAGATTGAAAAAGGCTATCCGCATGTCCGTTATGTGGCCAATGAAAAAACGGCGCAACAGCGGATGCAAGCAGAACGATTAACGGCCTATAAAATGCCCAAAGCCATTCGTCACGCTGATTTGCAAACGATTGCCACGGATCCTGGCCGTGCTGAAGTGATTACAGCAATTGTGGATATCTTGCCTAAATTGCTGGCACATCAAGACCACTATGTCCAAGGTTTGTATTTATACGGCGATTTTGGTGTGGGAAAAACCTATCTGATGGGCGCTTTGGCTAACGCATTAGCGGCTAACAATATCGATGTGATGTTGATGCATTTCCCGTCATTTGCGGTAGATTTGAAGAATACGATTGGCAAGGATAATGCGGCACGGGAACGGCTACTTAACCAAGCTAAAACAGCAACGGTGTTGATCATTGATGATCTCGGTGCTGAAAACCTCAGTATGTGGATTCGTGATGATATTTTAGGTGTAATTTTAGAATATCGGATGCAAAATGAGCTCACCACGTTTATCACCTCGAATTTTGATATGGCTGAACTGACGGCTTATTTAGCGGAAACGCGTGATGATCGTGATCCTGGTAAGGCGGCACGATTGATGCAGCGGATTCAATTCTTAACACGATTGGTGCCAGTCACTGGGAAAAATAGACGGTTAGAAAGATAA
- the zapA gene encoding cell division protein ZapA codes for MAYQNEKRQYRANLAGKNYTISGHASLPHFKATETLFNKQMTQIKTVAPKLAPVDQLTLLTFNALSDQLYKQAEVDALQQQVAKLEAEIAQLQQAPKTTAKRTPRNAISSIIDDAKQESHARTTDKLFKQGTNT; via the coding sequence ATGGCTTATCAAAACGAGAAACGACAATATCGGGCAAATTTAGCCGGTAAAAATTATACAATTTCTGGGCACGCGAGCTTGCCACATTTTAAGGCAACGGAAACACTGTTTAACAAGCAAATGACGCAAATTAAAACAGTTGCCCCAAAGCTTGCGCCCGTTGACCAACTGACACTGTTGACATTTAACGCGCTGTCAGACCAGCTTTACAAACAGGCAGAAGTCGATGCGTTGCAACAACAAGTGGCGAAATTAGAGGCAGAAATTGCGCAACTGCAGCAAGCACCAAAGACTACGGCTAAACGCACACCACGTAATGCGATTAGCTCAATTATTGATGATGCCAAGCAGGAAAGTCACGCGCGGACGACAGATAAATTATTTAAACAAGGGACAAACACATGA
- a CDS encoding endonuclease MutS2, with protein sequence MNKKVLTTLEYDKIKAQLQDFLATPVGRQEADQLQPETDVTVINAWLQETADGVLIDRLKGGIPLAKLADITPHLKRLKINASLSATELSEFSTVLRNTNAIAHFFEQMADEAIGDSLQVLPEQAANLATLPTLTQQIEIAIDATGRINDEASFDLKAIRGKITGNEQAVKTKMQGYTRGKTAQYLSDPIVTIRADRYVLPVKAEYRSQFGGVVHDQSQTGQTLYIEPQAVVELNNKLSELRVKEQAEEQRVLQELSAALAPYTEEIARNVAILGHFDFVNAKARLAARLDAMQPVVDPDNHVALQQAWHPLLDKHVAVANDIVLGEDYKAIIITGPNTGGKTITIKTLGLLQLMAQSGLFITTKRPSTVGVFHEVFADIGDEQSIEQSLSTFSSHMANIVSMLDQIDDKTLVIFDELGAGTDPAEGAALAIAILDKVASLGAYVIATTHYPELKLYGYNRPETLNASMVFDVETLKPTYQFLMGVPGQSNALAIAKRLGFGDDVIGAATALTDESDQDLNQMIADLVAQREAVKQHDAELTMQLKSTAEQAEALAAKEAQLERDRARIVLDAKNEANHIVAATKKQAEQLISEIRKERLNAGQQTGKLSEQDLQAKKAALDKLRQNDSLEKNKVLQKAKRAKQLAAGDEIVVQSYGQQGTLVKRHSNGQWEVEMGILKMLVDEDDIVKTEATTKAQKTKQKKKQQKIVKTTTAGGSARVSARSSLDLRGVRYEAALTELDRYLDQAVLANLGAVEIIHGKGTGALRKGVTEFLRSDRRVKSFRFANANAGGDGATIAELA encoded by the coding sequence ATGAATAAAAAAGTTTTAACAACACTTGAATATGACAAAATCAAAGCGCAGTTACAGGACTTTTTAGCGACACCAGTTGGGCGTCAAGAGGCTGACCAATTACAACCGGAAACGGATGTAACAGTCATTAACGCTTGGCTACAAGAAACGGCAGATGGTGTTTTAATTGACCGCTTAAAAGGTGGGATTCCTTTGGCCAAGTTGGCGGATATTACCCCACATTTGAAGCGTTTGAAGATCAATGCGAGCCTGAGTGCCACTGAATTGTCAGAGTTTAGTACCGTTTTACGGAATACGAATGCGATTGCGCACTTTTTTGAACAAATGGCGGATGAAGCGATTGGGGATTCCCTACAAGTTTTGCCGGAACAAGCGGCTAACTTAGCGACATTGCCAACGTTAACCCAGCAAATCGAAATCGCAATTGATGCTACCGGCCGCATTAATGATGAGGCTTCATTTGACTTGAAAGCAATTCGTGGCAAGATTACTGGTAACGAACAGGCCGTTAAAACGAAGATGCAAGGTTACACGCGGGGGAAAACCGCGCAGTATCTCAGTGATCCGATTGTGACCATTCGGGCAGACCGCTATGTGTTACCGGTCAAGGCCGAATATCGTAGTCAATTTGGTGGCGTGGTGCATGACCAAAGTCAAACGGGTCAAACGCTTTATATTGAGCCACAGGCAGTGGTTGAACTCAATAATAAATTGAGTGAACTGCGCGTTAAAGAACAAGCCGAAGAGCAACGTGTACTGCAAGAATTGTCAGCTGCGTTAGCCCCATACACCGAGGAAATTGCCCGTAATGTGGCTATTTTGGGTCATTTTGATTTTGTGAATGCTAAGGCACGTTTGGCGGCACGTTTAGATGCGATGCAACCGGTTGTGGATCCAGACAATCATGTGGCTTTGCAACAAGCATGGCATCCCTTATTGGACAAACACGTGGCGGTCGCTAACGATATTGTTTTAGGCGAAGATTATAAGGCCATTATCATTACAGGACCAAACACCGGTGGTAAGACGATTACCATCAAAACCTTAGGTTTATTACAATTGATGGCGCAATCTGGCTTGTTTATTACGACGAAGCGACCATCGACAGTGGGCGTTTTCCACGAAGTCTTTGCCGATATTGGGGATGAACAGTCAATTGAACAGAGTTTATCCACATTTAGTTCGCATATGGCTAATATTGTGTCGATGTTAGACCAAATTGATGATAAGACATTGGTAATTTTTGATGAATTAGGAGCAGGAACTGATCCGGCCGAAGGTGCCGCATTGGCTATCGCCATTTTGGATAAAGTGGCAAGTTTGGGTGCCTATGTAATTGCCACGACGCACTATCCAGAACTAAAACTCTATGGTTATAACCGGCCAGAAACACTAAACGCTTCAATGGTCTTTGATGTGGAAACGTTGAAGCCAACCTATCAATTCTTGATGGGCGTACCGGGACAATCAAATGCCTTAGCGATTGCTAAGCGGTTGGGCTTTGGGGATGATGTGATTGGTGCAGCGACGGCCTTAACGGATGAATCTGATCAGGATCTGAATCAGATGATTGCTGATTTGGTCGCGCAGCGTGAGGCGGTTAAACAACATGATGCCGAGCTGACGATGCAACTGAAGTCAACAGCTGAGCAAGCGGAAGCTCTGGCTGCCAAAGAGGCACAGTTAGAGCGTGACCGTGCACGGATTGTGCTTGATGCTAAAAACGAAGCCAACCATATTGTGGCCGCGACGAAAAAACAAGCTGAACAACTCATTTCAGAGATTCGTAAGGAACGTTTGAATGCCGGCCAGCAGACTGGCAAGTTAAGTGAACAAGACTTGCAAGCTAAAAAAGCGGCGTTGGATAAGCTTCGCCAAAATGATAGTTTGGAAAAAAATAAGGTGTTGCAAAAGGCTAAGCGCGCCAAGCAATTGGCTGCTGGCGATGAGATTGTCGTGCAATCTTATGGGCAACAGGGAACGCTGGTTAAGCGACACAGTAATGGTCAATGGGAAGTTGAGATGGGCATCTTGAAGATGCTGGTTGATGAAGACGATATTGTGAAGACCGAAGCCACGACCAAGGCTCAAAAAACGAAGCAAAAGAAAAAACAACAAAAAATTGTCAAAACAACGACAGCGGGTGGTTCAGCTCGTGTGTCAGCGCGATCAAGCTTGGACTTACGTGGCGTACGCTATGAAGCGGCTTTGACGGAGTTGGATCGTTACCTTGATCAAGCCGTATTGGCGAATTTAGGTGCGGTAGAAATCATCCACGGCAAAGGGACAGGTGCGTTGCGTAAGGGCGTGACAGAGTTCTTACGGTCAGATCGCCGCGTCAAATCCTTCCGTTTTGCTAATGCGAATGCTGGTGGTGATGGTGCTACAATTGCCGAATTGGCATAA
- the mutM gene encoding bifunctional DNA-formamidopyrimidine glycosylase/DNA-(apurinic or apyrimidinic site) lyase, which produces MPELPEVETVRRGLEKLIIGSQITQVKLPYPKVITGDSQAFITGVRNAHFTAIDRRGKYLLLRLSNGHTIVSHLRMEGQYSVEPIDATPHKHTEIIFELADDRVLFYNDTRRFGRMVLATTNQETLAVPALGKLGPEPTAQDLTLADMVAKFARSKKPVKSFLLDQTQIAGIGNIYADEVLWQSKIHPETPANLLSEMQLATLRQNIISEMARAIAHHGTTVHSFSNVFGEVGQFQNELQAYGRVDQPCLRCGTPLVKIKVGQRGTTFCPVCQIKQEPTT; this is translated from the coding sequence ATGCCAGAATTACCAGAAGTTGAAACGGTCCGTCGTGGCTTAGAAAAATTAATTATTGGTAGTCAAATTACCCAAGTGAAGTTACCTTATCCAAAGGTCATTACCGGTGATTCACAAGCCTTTATCACAGGGGTGCGCAATGCGCATTTTACGGCGATTGATCGTCGCGGAAAATATTTACTCTTGCGGTTATCAAATGGGCATACCATTGTCTCGCACCTGCGTATGGAAGGGCAATATTCGGTTGAACCGATTGATGCAACGCCACATAAGCATACGGAAATTATTTTTGAACTCGCTGATGATCGGGTGTTATTCTACAATGATACGCGCCGGTTTGGGCGCATGGTGCTAGCGACAACCAATCAGGAAACGCTGGCTGTGCCAGCTTTGGGCAAGCTTGGCCCTGAACCAACAGCGCAAGACCTGACCTTAGCAGATATGGTAGCAAAATTTGCCCGTTCCAAAAAACCAGTGAAATCGTTTTTGTTGGATCAAACGCAAATTGCTGGTATTGGCAATATTTATGCCGATGAGGTCTTATGGCAAAGTAAGATTCATCCAGAAACACCAGCCAACCTGTTGTCGGAAATGCAATTAGCGACTTTGCGACAAAATATCATTTCAGAGATGGCACGCGCTATTGCACATCATGGCACAACGGTCCACAGTTTTAGCAATGTTTTTGGCGAGGTTGGTCAATTTCAAAATGAATTGCAGGCCTATGGTCGCGTTGATCAGCCGTGCCTACGCTGTGGTACCCCGTTAGTTAAAATTAAAGTCGGCCAACGTGGCACGACTTTTTGCCCAGTTTGTCAAATTAAACAAGAACCAACGACATAG
- a CDS encoding DUF975 family protein: MNSTEPISIREVKREAQALYRGRYRTAIKINIIPIILSILSVYTISLAAYTFWGFATAPSPQVADSASAVSQINDTIENILSSAIEMMFIWTTSWTLIDWFEKPLARPTLKETFQIFRRGNVFHTFLLTIVQSVLLFLWTLLFVIPGIIKLFAYSQTYFAYKIDLENGTRQRQLTDYITISRRVMNGRKWELFLLELSFIGWHLLGILTAGLAYIYVVPYLNATRVAYSRHLFTMTLAKRGEQ, encoded by the coding sequence ATGAATTCAACAGAACCAATTAGTATTCGTGAAGTTAAGCGTGAAGCACAGGCGCTCTACCGTGGCCGCTATCGTACGGCCATTAAAATCAATATTATCCCAATTATTTTAAGTATCTTATCTGTTTACACGATTAGTTTAGCCGCCTATACTTTCTGGGGCTTTGCAACGGCGCCCTCACCACAGGTGGCAGACAGCGCTTCGGCGGTATCACAGATTAATGATACGATTGAAAATATTTTGAGTAGTGCGATTGAGATGATGTTTATTTGGACCACCAGTTGGACATTAATTGACTGGTTTGAAAAGCCGTTAGCACGGCCAACGCTCAAAGAGACGTTCCAAATTTTTCGTCGTGGTAATGTTTTTCACACGTTTTTGTTAACAATTGTGCAAAGTGTCTTGCTCTTTTTGTGGACGTTACTCTTTGTGATTCCAGGCATCATTAAGTTGTTCGCTTATTCGCAAACTTATTTTGCTTATAAGATTGATCTTGAAAATGGGACGCGTCAGCGCCAGTTGACAGATTATATCACGATTAGCCGCCGTGTCATGAACGGCCGTAAGTGGGAACTTTTTCTGCTTGAATTAAGTTTTATTGGCTGGCACTTACTCGGTATTTTGACGGCTGGCTTGGCTTACATTTACGTTGTACCCTATTTGAATGCAACGCGGGTCGCTTATTCACGTCATTTGTTTACCATGACATTGGCTAAGCGTGGTGAACAATAA
- a CDS encoding iron chaperone, with product MNEKTTFSDFEREAMRERAAELRRTKNTEADLLEKIAEMTDEEARLALKIHEIVTTTAPELKPKTWYGMPAYANSQGKTVLFFQPATKFKARYSTLGFNDAAQLDETAMWPTAYAITELTPAVATQIETLVKKSVGR from the coding sequence ATGAATGAAAAAACAACTTTTTCGGACTTTGAACGTGAAGCCATGCGCGAACGCGCAGCAGAATTGCGTCGGACGAAGAATACTGAAGCTGATTTATTGGAAAAAATTGCGGAAATGACCGACGAGGAAGCACGTTTGGCACTAAAAATACATGAGATTGTGACAACGACTGCGCCGGAACTGAAACCCAAAACATGGTATGGTATGCCAGCCTATGCCAATTCGCAAGGCAAAACGGTATTATTTTTCCAACCGGCAACGAAGTTTAAAGCCCGTTATTCAACGTTGGGCTTTAACGATGCGGCGCAATTAGATGAGACGGCGATGTGGCCAACAGCTTATGCCATCACAGAATTAACGCCAGCTGTGGCAACACAGATTGAAACATTAGTCAAAAAAAGTGTTGGCCGTTAA
- the rnhC gene encoding ribonuclease HIII, whose amino-acid sequence MQTVIQVTPTQLKKITDYYANMATGKQPTGAIFVAKKGPTTITAYRSGKVMFQGANYAQEAARWQTPAQQNTTRQATGKQATTPGVNIPQGFANWSVLGSDEVGAGAYFGPLTTAAVYVPKDQLAWVRQLGIADSKTLTDAKMRQIAPEIIANLPHHVVNLMPEKYNQMQPTNNVNQMKAISHNFVLGKVLAKIAPTTPDAILIDQFAQASTYFKYLTQAQQSPIIKDNVHFTTKGEQYHLSVAAASILARVVELDSMAKLSEEAGIPLPIGAGHQADEAAAQLLDRGLDLNHFAKVHFANTQKAQKLRR is encoded by the coding sequence ATGCAAACTGTTATTCAAGTGACCCCAACACAATTAAAAAAAATCACCGATTACTACGCCAACATGGCGACGGGCAAACAACCCACTGGCGCTATTTTTGTCGCTAAAAAAGGCCCCACGACCATCACCGCATATCGCTCGGGTAAAGTCATGTTCCAAGGGGCAAATTATGCCCAAGAAGCAGCCCGCTGGCAAACACCGGCACAACAAAACACCACCCGCCAAGCAACCGGTAAACAAGCGACAACGCCTGGTGTCAATATTCCCCAAGGGTTTGCCAATTGGTCCGTTTTAGGCTCTGATGAAGTTGGCGCGGGCGCTTATTTTGGACCACTCACCACTGCAGCAGTCTACGTCCCAAAAGACCAGCTTGCTTGGGTGCGACAACTGGGAATCGCTGATTCTAAAACATTAACCGATGCTAAAATGCGACAAATCGCGCCCGAAATCATCGCCAATTTACCGCATCATGTTGTGAATTTAATGCCGGAAAAGTATAATCAAATGCAACCGACCAACAATGTGAATCAAATGAAGGCGATTTCACATAATTTTGTTCTCGGTAAAGTTCTAGCAAAAATTGCCCCAACAACCCCTGATGCCATTCTCATTGACCAATTTGCGCAAGCCAGTACTTATTTCAAGTATTTAACCCAAGCCCAGCAATCCCCAATCATCAAAGACAACGTCCATTTCACCACGAAGGGCGAACAGTATCATTTAAGTGTGGCTGCAGCCTCAATTTTAGCCCGCGTTGTTGAACTTGACAGCATGGCTAAATTAAGTGAAGAAGCCGGCATACCATTACCCATTGGGGCAGGCCATCAGGCCGATGAAGCTGCTGCGCAATTACTTGATCGTGGTCTGGATTTAAACCATTTTGCCAAGGTGCATTTTGCTAACACCCAAAAGGCGCAAAAATTACGGCGCTAA